One stretch of Corynebacterium auriscanis DNA includes these proteins:
- the gndA gene encoding NADP-dependent phosphogluconate dehydrogenase, giving the protein MTTASESSSTSNASSTPTGTAHIGVVGLAVMGSNIARNFANHGHTVAVYNRTTAKTEKFMEDFGGSGSFVASATIEDFVQSLERPRRALIMVQAGAGTDAVIGQLADLMEPGDIIIDGGNALYTDTIRREKEIRERGLHFVGAGISGGEEGALNGPSIMPGGPAESYESLGPLLESISAKVDGEPCCTHIGPDGAGHFVKMVHNGIEYADMQVIGEAYHLLRNAAGMEPAEIADVFREWNAGDLDSYLIQITAEVLAQTDAETGKPLVDIIVDAAGQKGTGRWTVKSALDLGIPVTGIGEAVFARALSGARSQRAATLGKLPSGSIASAVEPADRDAFIEDVRRALYASKLVAYAQGFDQILAGSQEYNWDLDPKDMARIWRGGCIIRARFLNRITEAYDENPQLESLLLAPYFNNELQGLIDSWRKVVITATGLGLPVPVFASSLSYYDSLRAERLPAALIQGQRDFFGAHTYGRIDKPGAFHTLWSGDRSEVEA; this is encoded by the coding sequence ATGACTACCGCTTCCGAATCTTCTTCGACTTCGAACGCATCTTCCACCCCCACTGGCACCGCTCATATTGGAGTTGTTGGTCTGGCCGTGATGGGGTCCAACATTGCCCGCAACTTCGCTAACCACGGTCACACCGTGGCTGTGTACAACCGCACGACGGCTAAAACAGAAAAGTTCATGGAGGATTTCGGGGGCTCCGGAAGCTTCGTCGCTTCTGCGACCATCGAGGATTTCGTGCAATCCCTGGAACGCCCCCGTCGCGCTCTAATCATGGTCCAAGCAGGTGCGGGTACCGATGCCGTCATCGGCCAGCTTGCTGACCTCATGGAACCGGGCGACATCATTATCGACGGCGGTAATGCGCTGTACACGGATACCATCCGTCGCGAAAAGGAGATTCGCGAGCGCGGCCTACACTTCGTGGGTGCGGGCATCTCTGGCGGCGAGGAAGGCGCGCTGAACGGCCCTTCCATCATGCCCGGTGGCCCAGCCGAATCCTACGAGTCCTTGGGACCGCTGTTGGAGTCCATCTCGGCCAAGGTCGATGGCGAACCATGCTGCACCCACATTGGACCCGACGGTGCCGGCCACTTCGTGAAGATGGTCCATAACGGCATCGAGTACGCCGACATGCAGGTCATCGGTGAGGCCTACCACCTGCTGCGCAATGCAGCGGGCATGGAGCCAGCCGAGATTGCGGATGTCTTCCGTGAATGGAACGCAGGCGATCTGGATTCTTACCTTATCCAGATCACTGCTGAGGTACTGGCTCAGACGGATGCCGAAACCGGCAAGCCCTTGGTTGACATCATCGTGGATGCGGCTGGCCAAAAGGGAACCGGCCGGTGGACAGTGAAGTCTGCGCTGGATTTGGGTATTCCAGTGACCGGTATTGGCGAGGCCGTCTTTGCCCGCGCCCTTTCCGGTGCGCGTTCTCAGCGCGCCGCCACACTCGGGAAGCTACCATCCGGCAGCATCGCCTCGGCCGTAGAGCCGGCAGATCGGGATGCTTTCATCGAGGATGTTCGCCGGGCACTGTACGCTTCAAAGTTGGTTGCCTATGCCCAAGGCTTCGACCAAATTCTGGCGGGCTCCCAAGAATACAACTGGGATTTGGATCCCAAGGACATGGCTCGCATTTGGCGCGGCGGTTGCATCATCCGCGCGCGTTTCCTCAACCGCATCACCGAGGCATATGACGAGAATCCACAGCTAGAATCCCTGCTGTTGGCTCCTTACTTCAACAACGAACTGCAGGGGTTGATTGACTCGTGGCGCAAGGTTGTCATCACGGCCACCGGCTTGGGCTTGCCCGTACCGGTATTCGCCTCTAGCTTGTCCTACTACGACTCCCTGCGTGCAGAGCGCCTGCCAGCAGCACTGATCCAGGGCCAGCGCGACTTCTTCGGTGCGCACACGTACGGCCGAATCGACAAGCCGGGTGCTTTCCACACCTTGTGGTCTGGCGATCGTAGCGAGGTGGAAGCATAA
- a CDS encoding PaaI family thioesterase: protein MEIPAQRIEGLKALATIKKALATGAATQDIVAEANKEIELHPSLDRTLGVRYRSLARDSVTIACEVTWEHTQPVGLANGGLFASLGETAGSMAGFLAVDNSMQVMGTTNTTEFLRPAFPGDVIISSARAIHLGRTSQLWRIEHTNEKTGKLLAITSLRTAVRPIG, encoded by the coding sequence ATGGAGATCCCGGCGCAGCGAATCGAAGGTCTCAAAGCATTGGCCACAATCAAAAAAGCCCTAGCTACGGGTGCCGCAACACAGGACATTGTCGCGGAGGCCAACAAAGAAATCGAGTTGCACCCTTCGCTGGATCGTACCCTGGGCGTGCGTTACCGCAGCCTCGCACGAGATTCTGTCACCATTGCATGCGAGGTCACATGGGAGCATACCCAGCCGGTGGGTCTTGCCAACGGTGGGCTTTTCGCCTCGTTGGGAGAAACTGCTGGTTCCATGGCAGGCTTCTTGGCCGTTGACAACAGCATGCAGGTCATGGGAACCACCAACACAACCGAGTTTTTACGCCCGGCTTTTCCGGGTGACGTGATCATCAGTTCCGCCCGGGCTATCCACCTTGGTCGAACCTCGCAGTTATGGCGGATTGAACACACTAATGAAAAGACCGGCAAGCTGCTTGCAATCACCAGCTTGCGAACAGCGGTGCGCCCAATCGGGTAG
- a CDS encoding NAD(P)/FAD-dependent oxidoreductase — protein sequence MSYSHRNMSGRHRVVIIGAGFGGLFAAKKFKDADVSVTIVDRTNHHLFQPLLYQVATGILSSGEIAPSIRQILANQDNVRVVKGEVRDVDVNAKRVTADLGGKDAVLDYDSLIVAAGAGQSYFGNEHFAEFAPGMKSIDDALEIRARVTGAFERAEITDDPAERERLLTFVVVGGGPTGVELAGQLAEMAYRTLRNEFRSINTTDTRIILVDGGPQVLGPFGKRLGRRASHRLEAMGVEVVLNSMVTDVNRQGVKFKDMKTNEETFVPSYAKIWSAGVAASPLGKHIAEQLGVEVDRAGRVPVNRDLTVGDDRHVFIVGDMMSLDRLPGVAQVAMQGGQYAARTIIDEVENGTSPEARKPFDYFDKGSMAIVSRFNAVVKMNKAEVSGFVGWIMWLVLHLLYMVGFRNRAVAAFSWGLNSVSRRRWQLVATRQQLHARNAISKLRAYEDENDERSIEVRDNLRFGEGRNTRAVSD from the coding sequence ATGAGCTATAGCCACCGCAACATGAGCGGCCGCCACCGCGTCGTCATCATCGGCGCCGGATTCGGTGGCCTGTTTGCTGCGAAGAAGTTCAAAGATGCAGACGTGTCCGTTACCATCGTTGATCGCACGAACCACCACCTCTTCCAACCGCTGCTGTACCAAGTAGCAACGGGCATCTTGTCTTCCGGTGAGATCGCACCTTCCATTCGCCAGATCTTGGCTAACCAAGACAATGTCCGCGTGGTCAAGGGCGAAGTTCGCGATGTTGATGTCAACGCCAAGCGCGTGACCGCCGATCTGGGCGGCAAGGATGCCGTTTTGGATTACGACTCGCTCATCGTGGCTGCCGGTGCGGGCCAATCCTACTTCGGTAACGAACACTTCGCGGAGTTCGCTCCTGGTATGAAGTCCATCGACGATGCCCTAGAGATCCGCGCCCGCGTCACCGGCGCATTCGAGCGCGCCGAGATCACCGACGATCCCGCTGAGCGCGAGCGCCTGTTGACTTTCGTGGTTGTAGGCGGCGGTCCCACCGGTGTGGAGCTGGCTGGCCAGTTGGCCGAGATGGCATACCGCACCCTGCGTAACGAGTTCCGCAGCATTAACACCACCGATACTCGCATTATCTTGGTCGATGGTGGACCACAGGTTCTGGGCCCCTTCGGCAAGCGCCTAGGCCGTCGGGCTTCCCACCGTCTGGAAGCCATGGGGGTGGAGGTAGTTCTCAACTCCATGGTGACGGACGTCAACCGCCAGGGCGTGAAATTCAAAGACATGAAGACCAACGAAGAGACATTCGTGCCTTCTTACGCCAAGATCTGGTCCGCTGGTGTGGCTGCTTCCCCACTGGGTAAGCACATCGCCGAGCAACTGGGTGTGGAGGTCGACCGCGCCGGCCGTGTGCCTGTCAATCGCGACCTAACCGTTGGCGATGACCGCCACGTCTTCATCGTGGGCGACATGATGTCCCTCGACCGCCTTCCCGGCGTGGCTCAGGTGGCAATGCAGGGTGGTCAGTACGCTGCCCGCACCATCATCGACGAAGTAGAAAACGGCACGTCCCCCGAGGCCCGCAAACCCTTTGATTACTTCGACAAGGGCTCGATGGCCATCGTTTCCCGCTTCAATGCCGTGGTGAAGATGAACAAGGCCGAGGTTTCGGGCTTCGTCGGCTGGATCATGTGGCTCGTCCTCCACCTGCTGTACATGGTCGGCTTCCGCAACCGTGCTGTCGCAGCGTTTTCTTGGGGCTTGAACTCCGTGTCTCGCCGGCGTTGGCAGCTGGTGGCAACCCGCCAGCAACTGCATGCCCGCAATGCGATCAGCAAGTTGCGTGCGTATGAGGACGAAAACGACGAGCGCTCCATCGAGGTTCGCGATAACCTGCGCTTCGGCGAGGGTCGGAACACCCGCGCCGTTTCCGATTAG
- a CDS encoding class I SAM-dependent methyltransferase, translated as MNTQYVDPKRWPHLVAPLDAHFQGRRAEEASKRLEALAAEYDLSLTGATTPFLDVHDGELFDRIVAHEWLGVAESYMLGQWDAEPLPEVLEILLQQNLEGRLGALLNRKRKHGNFGAPLPGEVPDGLVELYAGETRATGAALFKSAARTTTTESVSVPVSPGAKKTTQLTLDLTYFGAPDNVDRQDLDDAQMRRIESMLDEAGVGPGDRVLELTSSGGTLAIQAAKRGASVDVLTSDAEHAETIGARVRAAGVAGAVRIERIVGSIPSPRQWSGSYDVIFSIERMETLGRAGIPHFLRAIDRMLARGGVAVVQSIVSTPTARETAKGSLDVMRAYVWPALEYPLVGEVRAATLSATKLNLVAENYLGSHLAATLPLWRSNFLARERQAAAAGFDLIFRRLWDYQLALHQALMSAGDIDCVQFVFEPRS; from the coding sequence ATGAATACGCAGTATGTTGATCCGAAGCGCTGGCCGCACCTGGTTGCGCCTCTCGATGCGCATTTTCAAGGCCGACGGGCCGAGGAGGCCTCCAAGCGGTTGGAAGCCCTCGCAGCGGAATACGATCTTTCGCTCACCGGAGCCACCACCCCTTTCCTGGATGTGCACGACGGAGAGCTGTTCGACCGCATCGTGGCCCACGAGTGGTTGGGCGTGGCAGAAAGTTACATGCTGGGGCAGTGGGATGCAGAGCCCCTGCCCGAAGTGCTAGAAATCCTGCTGCAGCAAAACTTGGAGGGGCGGCTGGGGGCATTGCTGAACCGTAAACGCAAGCACGGTAACTTCGGTGCCCCCTTACCAGGCGAGGTGCCAGATGGGTTGGTGGAGCTCTACGCCGGTGAAACGCGCGCCACGGGTGCCGCGTTATTCAAGTCCGCAGCTCGCACCACCACAACGGAGTCGGTGAGTGTGCCCGTTTCCCCCGGCGCGAAGAAAACCACCCAGCTCACGCTGGATCTAACATATTTCGGGGCGCCGGACAACGTAGATCGCCAAGACCTTGACGATGCTCAAATGCGCCGTATTGAAAGCATGCTCGACGAGGCCGGTGTGGGCCCCGGGGACCGAGTGTTGGAACTGACTAGTTCGGGCGGCACGCTGGCCATCCAAGCTGCAAAGCGTGGGGCCAGCGTGGATGTCCTTACCAGCGATGCCGAACATGCCGAGACTATCGGTGCGCGCGTCCGCGCTGCCGGAGTTGCGGGTGCCGTGCGCATTGAAAGAATCGTCGGGAGTATCCCCTCACCACGCCAATGGTCGGGCAGTTACGATGTGATCTTTTCCATTGAACGCATGGAGACGCTGGGGCGCGCCGGGATCCCTCATTTCCTGCGGGCTATTGATCGTATGTTGGCTCGCGGTGGGGTGGCGGTCGTTCAATCTATAGTTTCGACGCCAACCGCCCGCGAGACCGCCAAAGGCTCCCTAGACGTGATGCGCGCCTACGTGTGGCCCGCGCTGGAATACCCGCTGGTAGGTGAGGTGCGAGCGGCCACGTTATCCGCGACGAAATTGAATCTGGTGGCGGAGAACTACTTGGGTTCGCACCTGGCTGCCACATTGCCGCTATGGCGGAGCAATTTTTTAGCGCGTGAGCGGCAGGCTGCGGCGGCCGGGTTCGACCTCATTTTCCGCCGCTTGTGGGATTACCAGCTGGCGCTGCATCAGGCGTTGATGAGCGCCGGGGATATCGACTGCGTGCAGTTCGTTTTCGAACCGCGCAGCTAA
- a CDS encoding MFS transporter: MSQFSTETGNPVTPDPAGASPALPATPIADKTVRRRIILASTVGTTIEFYDFYAYATAAVAVFPHLFFPKNDNPTVALLASFATFGLAFVARPLGSIVFGHFGDRAGRKVTLVASLLTMGIATFIIGLLPTYASIGIIAPAILALMRFCQGLGLGGEWSGAALLATENAEPGKRARAAMWPQLGAPFGFILANGLFLILVIGLGHENGKTDGAFMQWGWRVPFLLSAVMVIVGLYVRFKLEETPVFREAVDKGKKLDAPVLDVFKVAWRPLVLGTFIMLSTYTLFYLVTTWVLSYGIANPAKTRGLGIPYVDFLKLQLITIWFFALAVPISGRLADRFGRKNYLAVISVLMLVFAASFSLFLKQETATEFTVGVWLAIGMALMGLVFGPMSAVLPEMFPTNVRYTGSGISYNVASILGAAVAPFIATALVASYGVHAVGLYLGVATAITLVAVLLMRETSHVDMKDI; this comes from the coding sequence ATGTCGCAGTTTTCCACGGAAACCGGCAATCCCGTCACCCCAGACCCAGCCGGCGCGTCACCAGCCCTACCCGCCACCCCCATTGCAGACAAGACTGTGCGTCGTCGCATCATTCTCGCCTCCACGGTGGGTACGACCATTGAGTTCTACGACTTCTATGCATATGCCACGGCAGCCGTTGCCGTCTTCCCTCACCTGTTCTTCCCGAAGAATGACAACCCCACGGTCGCCCTCTTGGCTTCTTTTGCCACGTTCGGACTGGCCTTCGTTGCCCGCCCGTTGGGCTCTATCGTTTTCGGCCACTTCGGTGACCGCGCCGGCCGCAAAGTGACTTTGGTTGCATCTCTCCTGACCATGGGCATCGCTACCTTCATCATCGGTTTGCTGCCCACCTACGCCAGCATCGGTATCATCGCCCCGGCTATCTTGGCTCTCATGCGTTTCTGCCAAGGGCTGGGCCTCGGCGGTGAGTGGTCGGGCGCCGCGCTTCTAGCTACGGAGAACGCCGAGCCGGGCAAACGTGCCCGCGCCGCGATGTGGCCGCAGCTGGGTGCACCATTTGGCTTCATTCTGGCCAATGGTCTTTTCCTCATCCTCGTTATCGGCTTGGGCCACGAAAACGGCAAGACCGACGGCGCATTCATGCAGTGGGGTTGGCGCGTGCCATTCTTGCTGTCCGCTGTTATGGTCATCGTGGGCTTGTACGTGCGTTTCAAGCTGGAGGAAACCCCTGTGTTCCGGGAGGCCGTGGATAAGGGCAAGAAGCTCGACGCCCCCGTGCTCGATGTCTTCAAGGTCGCGTGGCGACCGTTAGTTCTGGGTACGTTCATCATGCTTTCGACGTACACGTTGTTCTACCTGGTGACCACGTGGGTCTTGTCCTACGGCATTGCGAACCCGGCCAAAACCCGGGGCCTAGGCATCCCCTATGTCGACTTCCTCAAACTGCAGCTGATCACCATCTGGTTCTTCGCTCTCGCCGTGCCAATCTCCGGTCGTTTGGCGGACCGCTTCGGCCGCAAGAACTACTTGGCCGTAATCTCCGTTCTGATGTTGGTTTTCGCGGCCAGCTTCTCCCTCTTCCTCAAGCAAGAAACCGCGACTGAATTCACCGTGGGTGTGTGGCTTGCCATCGGTATGGCATTAATGGGCCTGGTCTTTGGGCCAATGTCGGCCGTGTTGCCCGAGATGTTCCCCACCAATGTGCGCTACACCGGTTCGGGCATCTCGTACAACGTGGCCTCAATCTTGGGTGCAGCTGTGGCACCTTTTATCGCCACCGCGCTCGTGGCCTCCTACGGAGTACACGCGGTTGGTTTGTACTTGGGGGTTGCAACGGCAATCACCTTGGTCGCCGTCCTCTTGATGCGTGAAACCAGCCACGTGGACATGAAGGACATCTAG
- a CDS encoding FAD-binding dehydrogenase — protein MTNANVERNRTDAPVIIVGAGLAGLVAAHEAVKSGLKVLVLDQENRNNLGGQAFWSLGGLFYVNSPEQRLMGVKDSEELAWRDWENSADYDNADNDYWPRKWGREYVRFATHEKRDYLKALGLHVVPTVGWAERGHGDASAHGNSVPRFHLTWGTGPEVVRVFREPLEEAERQGKIEFRFRHQVDELLTEPDGDGVRVVGVRGSVLEPTDLERGQASSREVVGDFELRAPAVVVTTGGIGGNLDLVRRTWPTERWGECPKELVRGVPAHVDGRMIEISKQAGARLTNTDRMWHYTEGMMNWDPIWPTHGIRIIPGPSSLWLDAEGNRLPTTLIPGGDNLATLEHIGRTGHGYSWFVLTKAIADKEFIFSGSEQNPDLTIKKFKNLLSKVGPGTHPAIQNFMDHGEDWVIADDLDNLVEGMNEVTAEDAPRIDAQKLRRVIEDRDSQLDNKFSKDSQINYIRTARGYLGDKIVRCAAPHRLLDESKGPLIAVRMRILTRKTLGGIETDLSGRCVQSDGSVLPGLYAAGEVSGFGGGGMHGKNALEGTFLGGCIHSGKRVGEALKPQIEALLRESQTARGEDRG, from the coding sequence ATGACGAATGCCAACGTTGAACGCAACCGCACCGATGCTCCGGTGATCATTGTGGGCGCCGGTCTGGCCGGACTGGTGGCAGCGCACGAAGCGGTGAAAAGTGGATTGAAAGTCCTCGTACTAGATCAGGAAAACCGCAACAATCTGGGTGGGCAGGCGTTTTGGTCTCTGGGAGGATTGTTCTACGTCAACAGCCCCGAGCAACGCCTGATGGGTGTAAAGGACAGCGAGGAATTGGCGTGGCGGGACTGGGAGAACTCCGCCGACTACGACAATGCGGACAACGACTATTGGCCACGCAAGTGGGGTAGGGAATACGTTCGCTTCGCGACCCATGAAAAACGCGACTACCTTAAGGCTCTCGGGCTACATGTAGTTCCCACTGTGGGCTGGGCCGAGCGCGGGCACGGCGATGCCTCAGCGCACGGAAACTCGGTTCCACGGTTCCATCTAACATGGGGCACCGGCCCCGAGGTGGTGCGCGTTTTCCGCGAACCTCTGGAGGAGGCCGAGCGCCAGGGCAAGATCGAGTTCCGATTCCGTCACCAGGTGGATGAGCTGTTGACTGAGCCCGACGGGGACGGTGTGCGCGTGGTCGGCGTGCGCGGTAGTGTGCTGGAACCGACGGATCTGGAGCGCGGTCAGGCGAGCTCGCGCGAGGTTGTCGGCGACTTCGAACTTCGTGCACCCGCGGTGGTCGTGACCACTGGTGGTATTGGTGGCAACTTGGATTTGGTGCGTCGCACGTGGCCCACCGAGCGCTGGGGGGAATGCCCCAAGGAATTGGTACGGGGTGTGCCAGCGCACGTCGATGGTCGCATGATTGAGATCTCGAAGCAGGCGGGCGCGCGCCTGACGAACACTGATCGAATGTGGCACTACACCGAGGGCATGATGAATTGGGATCCCATTTGGCCTACCCACGGAATCCGCATTATCCCTGGCCCCAGCTCTCTGTGGTTGGATGCCGAAGGTAACCGTCTGCCCACCACGCTTATCCCCGGTGGAGATAACCTCGCGACCCTCGAGCACATTGGTCGCACTGGGCACGGCTATTCGTGGTTTGTGCTGACCAAGGCGATCGCCGATAAGGAGTTTATCTTCTCTGGATCCGAGCAAAACCCGGATCTCACCATCAAGAAGTTCAAGAACTTGCTGTCCAAGGTTGGGCCGGGCACTCACCCTGCAATTCAAAATTTCATGGATCACGGAGAAGACTGGGTGATTGCCGATGACCTAGACAATCTGGTCGAAGGTATGAACGAGGTCACGGCGGAGGATGCCCCACGCATCGATGCCCAAAAACTACGCCGCGTGATCGAAGATCGCGACAGCCAGCTCGACAACAAGTTCTCCAAGGATTCCCAGATCAACTACATTCGTACCGCCCGCGGATACTTGGGTGACAAGATTGTCCGCTGTGCTGCCCCGCACCGGTTGCTCGATGAGTCCAAGGGACCACTGATTGCGGTGCGTATGCGCATCCTTACCCGTAAGACTCTAGGCGGTATTGAAACTGATCTGTCGGGTCGTTGCGTGCAATCCGATGGCTCGGTACTGCCTGGCCTGTACGCCGCCGGCGAGGTCTCGGGCTTCGGTGGGGGTGGAATGCATGGCAAGAATGCGCTGGAAGGTACCTTCTTGGGTGGGTGTATCCACTCGGGCAAGCGTGTGGGTGAGGCCCTGAAACCGCAGATCGAGGCCCTGCTGCGCGAATCTCAAACCGCCCGAGGCGAAGACCGTGGGTAA